One stretch of Oncorhynchus clarkii lewisi isolate Uvic-CL-2024 chromosome 3, UVic_Ocla_1.0, whole genome shotgun sequence DNA includes these proteins:
- the LOC139405784 gene encoding ETS domain-containing transcription factor ERF-like: protein MDCNCVSDLLLTPPVPALWTPGEASRIGALFCGSRGIAFPDWAYKPESSPGSRQIQLWHFILELLQKEEYQSVISWQGEYGEFVIKDPDEVAKLWGLRKCKPHMNYDKLSRALRYYYNKRILHKTKGKRFTYKFNFSKVVLVNYPLLDMASSPFLLQNHFNGGSAAPDCSPLTPEALQSLFPRLPESGRGTSLFDRVATAPGPEGDKLRLDTFPFLSSAAPCYSKPPSLLGPYPRNPPFDYPWGFNPYLSGAFSLNNCPKLPPGSLYPSHFYPNPLQTSLGQLPHPFSSLLPPGEVAGGGERGAAGQTGVTNGTAGGQPRLCLPPYPGALSLGRTDILNGGSVGERERRETNTPGTEPGLGIGLGLGLGLGGMVLGGGAGGRQSPSERRGGVKQDPESDSDLEITDLSDCSSDNDNEPDFSITKETRLSGRSQILVEGKKGGALPPLSSLPPPVSSHPLKSLVPLTPPPPSLPLTLSPSMALVERHRETETLKLIHS from the exons ATGGACTGTAACTGTGTCAGTGATCTGTTGCTCACCCCCCCTGTCCCTGCCCTCTGGACTCCAGGTGAGGCAAGCAGGATTGGGGCACTTTTTTGCGGAAGCCGGG GCATTGCCTTCCCAGACTGGGCCTACAAGCCTGAGTCGAGCCCCGGCTCGCGACAGATTCAGCTTTGGCACTTTATCCTGGAGCTGCTGCAGAAGGAGGAGTACCAGAGTGTGATTTCCTGGCAGGGGGAATATGGAGAGTTTGTCATCAAGGACCCTGACGAGGTGGCCAAACTGTGGGGCCTCAGGAAATGCAAACCGCACATGAACTACGATAAGTTGAGCAGGGCGCTAAG GTACTACTATAATAAGCGTATTTTGCACAAAACCAAAGGGAAGCGTTTCACCTACAAGTTTAACTTCAGTAAGGTGGTGCTGGTGAACTATCCTCTGCTGGACATGGCCAGCTCCCCCTTCCTGCTCCAGAACCACTTCAATGGGGGCTCCGCCGCGCCCGACTGCAGCCCTCTCACACCCGAG GCCCTGCAGTCACTGTTCCCTCGTTTGCCAGAGTCAGGGAGAGGAACCTCCCTGTTTGATCGAGTGGCCACAGCCCCGGGACCAGAGGGAGATAAACTGAGACTGGACACATTCCCCTTCCTCAgctcag CCGCTCCCTGTTACTCCAAGCCCCCGTCCCTGTTGGGTCCTTACCCCCGCAACCCTCCCTTCGATTACCCCTGGGGCTTCAATCCCTACCTCTCAGGAGCCTTCTCCCTCAACAACTGCCCCAAGCTGCCCCCCggctccctctatccctcccactTCTACCCCAACCCGCTGCAGACCAGCCTGGGCCAGCTGCCTCACCCCttctcctccctattaccccCGGGAGAGGTggcaggagggggagagaggggagcagcAGGCCAGACCGGGGTTACTAACGGCACGGCAGGTGGGCAGCCCAGACTCTGCTTGCCTCCTTATCCTGGTGCTCTGTCGCTGGGCCGAACAGACATTCTCAACGGGGGCTCtgtgggtgagagggagagaagggagaccaATACCCCAGGCACGGAGCCTGGgttggggatagggttagggttagggctgggtCTGGGAGGAATGGTTCTTGGTGGTGGTGCTGGGGGGCGACAGAGCCCATCGGAGCGGCGAGGCGGGGTGAAGCAGGACCCAGAGTCAGACTCGGACCTGGAGATCACAGATCTGAGCGACTGCAGCTCAGACAACGACAACGAGCCTGACTTCAGCATCACCAAGGAGACCAGGCTGAGTGGTCGATCACAGATCCTGGTGGAGGGGAAGAAAGGGGGAGCACtgccacctctctcctccctccctccccccgtgtcctcccatcccctcaaGAGCCTGGTGcccctcacccctccccctccgtccctccctctaaccctctctccctccatggcTCTGGTTGAACggcacagggagacagagactctAAAATTGATCCACAGCTAA